The DNA region TAACAGCTTCATCATCGTTTACTAATTGTGCTTTTACAATAACTCGAACTTCACGTCCTGCATTAATTGCAAAGGCATTTAAAACTCCTGTTTTTGAAGTTGAAATATTTTCTACTTCTTCCACTCTTTTTAAGAAACTTTCCAATACTTCTCTTCTTGCTCCTGGTCTTGCAGCACTTAAAGCATCCGCAGCACAAACAGCTGCACTTTCTACATTTATAGGTTCTTCATGACCGTGATGTGCATAAATAGCATTTATTACAGTATCAGGTTCATCATATCTTCTACAAATTTCAGCACCTAGGTCTACGTGAGAACCTGGCATTTCATGAGTTAAAGCTTTTCCAATATCATGTAATAATCCAGCACGTCTTGCTAAAATTGCATCTCCACCCATTTGAGCAGCTAATAATCCAGCTAAATGTGATACTTCTAAAGTATGAGCTAAGGCATTTTGTCCATAAGATGCTCTATATCTAAGTCTTCCAACTAATTTGATAAGTTCAGGATGCATTGTTTTAATACCAAGTTCTAGTATTACATCTTCACCCTCTTTTAAAATATTAGCATCAAACTCTTTTTTCACTTTATTAAAAATCTCTTCAATTCTTGCTGGTTGAATTCTACCATCTTCTAATAAATCTTTAATAGTTCGTGTAGCAATAGCCCGTCTATAAAGGTTAAATGAAGAAATAGTAATAGTATTTGGAGTATCATCAATAATAATATCTACACCTAATAACATTTCAAGAGCTTTAATATTTCGTCCCTCTTTACCAATAATCTTACCCTTTGTTTCATCATCTTTAATTGGTAAATTATTGATTAATCGCTCAGCTGCAAACTCTCCTGCATATCTTGTAACTGCATGAGATAGCATATTATTAATTTCATTTTTTGTATTTGCCTCTGCAATTTTATATTTTTTTCTAAAAATTGAAGCTATTTGTGCTCTTGAATCTTCTTTAACTTTTTTAATCATTAATTCTTTAGCCTCATCAACTGTAAGACCACATGCATTTTCAAGAATTTTTATCGCTTCCAAAGTTTTTACTTCATAAGTTTTTCTTTGTTTTTCTAAACCCTCTTTAATTGTTGTTATTTTCTTGTTTTTTTCAATAATCTCTTCTTTTTCAGATTTAATTATTCCTAGTTCTTTTTCAAGATGTTCGTTTAATTCTTTTTCTTTTCTCTCAATTTTTGCAAGCATAGATTCATAATCACGTCTTGCATTTCTAAACTCTTTATCACACTCAACTTTTGCTTTTAACTGCGAATCTTTTAAAGAAACTTCAGCCTCATGCTCAATCACTTTTGCTTTTGCTTTTGCTTGTTCAATAAACACTTGAAACTTAGCTCTATCAATTTTTCTAACAATTATTATGCTTGATACTGCACTAATAAATGCTATTACAATACATCCAATAATATATTCCATATTCAAAACCTTAATTAGTTATTATATAATCTGCTTGAATATCGTAACTTTCAGATAAAATTTTGTCACTTTGACAAAGTATTAATTGTGTAAAAACTAGTGTTGGTTTATAAGATAATCTACCAAAAAATCTATCATACATTCCTTTTCCAAAGCCAATTCTCTTAGCAATAGCATCTACTCCCACAATAGGTACTATGGCTAAATCAATTTGCGCTGCTTTAAAAAAAGAGTTATTCGTTTCTTCTATTCCAAATTTCTTTTTTTGTAGAGGTAATCTATATTTAACTATCTTAAAACTATCACCTTCCATATAAGGAACATAAACATTTTTATTTTTTATTTTTCTTAATTTATTTATTAATGGTTTAACATCAACTTCTATACCTAAAGGTATATATAATAAAATATTTTTTGCTTTGCTTCTATTTATAAAATTTTCTAATTTTTTAAGGACAATTTTGTCTTTATAATACTTTGAAGTTACACTTGTAAACTTTAATCTTTTTATACACGATTTTCTAAAATCACTTTTGTGATTTAATTCCATTTTTAAGCCTCACTTAGGTAAAATTCCTACCCAACAAATAATTTTACCCAAAGGAATTAAAATGCAGTTTAAAACATTAGCATCTTTATCAATTTTATCAATTTTATTTTTTACAGGATGTGATTCAAAAACAGATGGTGAACAATCAAATAAAACAGATACTAAAAAAGAAGTAACAGTAAAAAAAGACTTTGTATTAAAAACAACAGATAATTTAGATTTAAATGTAAAAATTCAAGGAGATAAAATAATTTTCAAAGATTATCCTGAAAAAATTATATTATTAAACTTTTTTGCAACATGGTGTCCACCTTGTAAAGCAGAGATTCCTAATTTAGTTAATCTACAAAATAAATATGCAAATGATTTAAAAATAGTTTCAGTTTTATTAGAACAAGATAAATCAAATGAAATTATAAATGAATTTATAAATAAATATAAAATTAATTATCAAGTGACAAATAGTGATGAGAATTTTGCATTATCAACAGGATTAGGAGAAATAAAATCAATTCCAACTATGATTTTAATTGATAAAGATTCAACAATATTTCAAAAATATGTAGGAATTGTTCCTTCTGAAATGATGGAAATTGATATCAAAAAAATTCTTGAGAAATAAAGGTAAGTAATGTTTAGTTTTTTTAAAAAGAAAAAGAAAGAAGAACCAAAAGAAGAACTTCCCAAAGAAGTTATAGAAGAAAAGATTGAAGAAAAAGTTCAAGAAATTGTAGAAGAAGTAAAAGAACTTGAAAAAGAAGTGGTTGAAGAAGTAAAAGAAAAAATAATTGAACCTATTAAAGAAGAAATAAAAGAAGTAGAAGAGAAAAAAGGTTTCTTTTCAAGAGCTTTAGAAAAAACATTTTCAAGTATTAAAACAGTTATTCCAACAAAAAAAGAAAAAATTGATTTTGATGATATTGAAGAAATGCTAATTGAAGCAGATATGGAATATGAAATTATTGAAAAAGCAATGGATGGATTACCTGCTGAAATTACAAGAAAACAGTTAAGACACAGACTTGTAATGCTTTTTGAACATGCACCTGATGTTGATTTAAGTAATTTACCAAAACCATTTGTAAGACTTATTATTGGAGTAAATGGAGCTGGTAAAACTACAACAATCGCTAAATTAGCCTATAAAGCTAAACAAGATGGGAAAAGTGTGATTTTAGGAGCTGGAGATACATTTAGAGCAGCTGCAATTGAACAACTTTCAACATGGGCCGATAGATTAGATGTTCCAATTATCAAAACAAAACAAGGTCATGACTCTTCAGCTGTAGCTTATGATACTATTTCATCAGCAATTGCAAAAGACATTGATAATGTAATTATTGATACAGCAGGACGATTACAAACACAAAAAAATCTTAATAATGAACTTATTAAAATTGTAAAAGTTTGTTCAAAAGCAAAAGAAAATGCTCCACATCAAAAACTAATGATTTTAGATGGAACACAAGGAAATACAGCAATCGCACAAGCAAAAGCTTTTAATGAAATGGTTGGTATTGATGGAATTATTGTTACAAAACTTGATGGAACTGCAAAAGGTGGAGCATTATTTTCTATTTCAAATCAACTTGAACTTCCAATATTCTTTGTAGGAGTTGGTGAACAAAAAGAGGATTTAATCGAATTTAGTCCTGATGCATTTGTAGATTCACTATTAGATGAGATTTATACAGAAGAAAAATAGTTAAAAAAAAGAGGTAAAGTTTGGGATTTTTAAACTCAAAAACAAATAGATATTTATTTGCCATAATAGTAATTGCCTCTTTTACTATTTTTTTAGTTTTCTATTTCCTAAATAACTTAAACAATAGCAATAGACTTATAAATAAATTAGAAAATGCCCTAACAACTACAAAAAATCTTTTTGAAGAACAAAAGAGATATGCTTTATCTTTATCTATTTTACTCTCTGAGGATAAAACAATTATTGACAGTTTTATAAAAAAAGATAGAAAAAAAAGCTTTCAAATCGTTAATACGAAAATCAAGACCTTAAAACAATTACAAAATAGTACTCTTGAAATCCAAATACATAATAAAAATTTAACAACATATATTAGAAGTTGGGATATAAATACAAAGAACCTAAATT from Poseidonibacter antarcticus includes:
- the ftsY gene encoding signal recognition particle-docking protein FtsY encodes the protein MFSFFKKKKKEEPKEELPKEVIEEKIEEKVQEIVEEVKELEKEVVEEVKEKIIEPIKEEIKEVEEKKGFFSRALEKTFSSIKTVIPTKKEKIDFDDIEEMLIEADMEYEIIEKAMDGLPAEITRKQLRHRLVMLFEHAPDVDLSNLPKPFVRLIIGVNGAGKTTTIAKLAYKAKQDGKSVILGAGDTFRAAAIEQLSTWADRLDVPIIKTKQGHDSSAVAYDTISSAIAKDIDNVIIDTAGRLQTQKNLNNELIKIVKVCSKAKENAPHQKLMILDGTQGNTAIAQAKAFNEMVGIDGIIVTKLDGTAKGGALFSISNQLELPIFFVGVGEQKEDLIEFSPDAFVDSLLDEIYTEEK
- the rny gene encoding ribonuclease Y, giving the protein MEYIIGCIVIAFISAVSSIIIVRKIDRAKFQVFIEQAKAKAKVIEHEAEVSLKDSQLKAKVECDKEFRNARRDYESMLAKIERKEKELNEHLEKELGIIKSEKEEIIEKNKKITTIKEGLEKQRKTYEVKTLEAIKILENACGLTVDEAKELMIKKVKEDSRAQIASIFRKKYKIAEANTKNEINNMLSHAVTRYAGEFAAERLINNLPIKDDETKGKIIGKEGRNIKALEMLLGVDIIIDDTPNTITISSFNLYRRAIATRTIKDLLEDGRIQPARIEEIFNKVKKEFDANILKEGEDVILELGIKTMHPELIKLVGRLRYRASYGQNALAHTLEVSHLAGLLAAQMGGDAILARRAGLLHDIGKALTHEMPGSHVDLGAEICRRYDEPDTVINAIYAHHGHEEPINVESAAVCAADALSAARPGARREVLESFLKRVEEVENISTSKTGVLNAFAINAGREVRVIVKAQLVNDDEAVILASEIAKEIEEKVQYPGEIKVNVIRELRAQSYAR
- a CDS encoding 5-formyltetrahydrofolate cyclo-ligase, which gives rise to MELNHKSDFRKSCIKRLKFTSVTSKYYKDKIVLKKLENFINRSKAKNILLYIPLGIEVDVKPLINKLRKIKNKNVYVPYMEGDSFKIVKYRLPLQKKKFGIEETNNSFFKAAQIDLAIVPIVGVDAIAKRIGFGKGMYDRFFGRLSYKPTLVFTQLILCQSDKILSESYDIQADYIITN
- a CDS encoding TlpA family protein disulfide reductase yields the protein MQFKTLASLSILSILFFTGCDSKTDGEQSNKTDTKKEVTVKKDFVLKTTDNLDLNVKIQGDKIIFKDYPEKIILLNFFATWCPPCKAEIPNLVNLQNKYANDLKIVSVLLEQDKSNEIINEFINKYKINYQVTNSDENFALSTGLGEIKSIPTMILIDKDSTIFQKYVGIVPSEMMEIDIKKILEK